In Sphingomonas sp. PAMC26645, one DNA window encodes the following:
- a CDS encoding sterol desaturase family protein translates to MTLRELAVAYLQHHAILAYMALIAVSVGVFVWRPADVVTTVATIALVVLAYPLIWYGLHRWVLHSLWMFKTPLLAGTWKRIHYDHHRDPNHLEVLFGALYTTVPTLLVVAAVPGWLIGGTGGAAAGFATGLLCTCVYEFFHCIQHLSYKPRVKWLATMKARHMEHHFHDETGNFGITNFAWDRVFGTLYRRVERPAKSPTVFNLGYTDAVAVRYPWVARRSSSTPERPRVADRTARPSPDGG, encoded by the coding sequence ATGACGTTGCGCGAATTGGCGGTCGCGTATCTCCAGCATCACGCCATCCTGGCTTATATGGCCCTAATCGCAGTATCGGTCGGCGTTTTCGTTTGGCGCCCGGCGGACGTGGTGACGACCGTCGCGACGATCGCGCTGGTCGTGCTCGCGTATCCGCTGATCTGGTACGGGCTGCACCGCTGGGTGCTGCACTCGCTGTGGATGTTCAAGACGCCGCTGCTCGCGGGCACCTGGAAGCGGATCCATTACGATCATCACCGCGACCCCAATCATCTCGAGGTACTGTTCGGCGCGCTCTACACGACGGTGCCGACGCTGCTGGTGGTCGCTGCGGTGCCGGGGTGGCTGATCGGCGGGACCGGAGGCGCGGCGGCGGGGTTCGCGACCGGGCTGCTGTGCACCTGCGTCTACGAGTTCTTCCACTGCATCCAGCATCTTTCGTACAAGCCGCGGGTCAAGTGGCTGGCGACGATGAAGGCGCGTCATATGGAGCATCATTTCCACGACGAGACGGGCAATTTCGGGATCACGAATTTCGCTTGGGACCGCGTGTTCGGGACGCTCTATCGCCGGGTCGAACGGCCGGCGAAGAGTCCGACGGTCTTCAATCTCGGCTATACCGACGCGGTTGCGGTACGGTATCCGTGGGTAGCGCGACGATCGAGTTCGACGCCGGAGCGACCGCGAGTTGCCGATCGCACAGCGCGACCATCGCCGGACGGTGGCTGA
- a CDS encoding OmpW family outer membrane protein, with translation MSIKSLAIGAACAGMAVAAPALAQTDAAPRQGIAAGDVLLRVRTILVAPNEKSGSVLPSFPGEHVRVNDSFMPEVDVTYMATDHIGFELIASTTKHHADGRTGTTGSIGKLASTWVLPPTLTAQYHLNPTGKIRPYVGAGVNYTIFWNEKASDGLVAAVGPTDVRMKDSFGWAAQAGVDIDITPKVFLNLDVKYIDIDTTARLRTTATGTQRVAISLDPLVFGIGLGIRL, from the coding sequence GTGTCGATCAAGAGCCTAGCTATCGGTGCGGCCTGTGCGGGTATGGCCGTGGCCGCCCCTGCCCTGGCGCAGACCGACGCGGCACCGCGCCAGGGCATTGCCGCCGGCGACGTGCTGCTGCGCGTGCGGACGATCCTGGTCGCGCCGAACGAGAAGTCCGGCAGCGTGCTGCCCTCGTTTCCCGGCGAGCATGTCAGGGTGAACGACAGCTTCATGCCCGAGGTCGACGTCACCTACATGGCGACCGATCACATCGGCTTCGAACTGATCGCGTCGACCACCAAGCATCACGCCGACGGCCGTACCGGCACGACCGGCTCGATCGGGAAGCTCGCCTCGACCTGGGTCTTGCCGCCGACGCTGACCGCGCAATATCATTTGAACCCGACCGGCAAGATCCGCCCCTATGTCGGTGCCGGCGTGAACTACACGATCTTCTGGAACGAGAAGGCGTCTGACGGTCTCGTCGCAGCCGTGGGACCGACCGACGTCCGCATGAAGGACAGCTTCGGATGGGCGGCACAGGCCGGCGTCGATATCGACATCACGCCGAAAGTGTTCCTGAACCTCGACGTAAAATATATCGACATCGACACGACCGCGCGGCTGCGGACCACGGCGACCGGCACGCAGCGGGTCGCGATAAGCCTCGATCCGCTGGTGTTCGGCATCGGGCTCGGCATTCGGCTGTGA